From Micropterus dolomieu isolate WLL.071019.BEF.003 ecotype Adirondacks linkage group LG21, ASM2129224v1, whole genome shotgun sequence:
ATGTTCACCAGTTTCCTCACTAAAAAATCAGTGCCGATTGTTTCAGAACTGCAGTTGGGGTAACTGGGAAAATGAGTCTTTGATATTTGGGTGCATTTCACCTTTAGGCCAACTATCAATGCCAGTTATTTGGAAGTCTAAACAAAGGTAAATATAACATTATTACCCCAATCATCTAACATCTAACCTACAGGTTGACGTGTGTTCCTGTTTTAATTATAATGGGATGTGATGAGGCTGAACAACTGGGGTGATTTAAGAACAGGAAGGTTGAGACGTCCTTAACCCTTATTGTCCAGCTGTTTCCAACTGAGCTCAGGTCCTCATTTCCTACAGAGACTGCGGTGAGAACAATATTTGGTGCTAATTGAGCAAAATCTTCTAGCATCATAGAAATCCTGTTAATCTTTCACTTGAAGAAACCTTCTCCAATAGGATAAAAACCGCCCAGAAACCAAGCAAAAACAGAAGTGTAGCTCTGCTCAGCTTCAAGTTAAACGTGATCCAGTTGGAGACTCCATCCCTCCAGAACAACCTTATGAGTACTTTATTTATACTGTCAGTTAAATCATATCAACTTTATGTTGTGCTTTGATtttaatgtttgacatttttattgtaaCCAAAATCATTTAACTGTTACTGAACTCAAATGTTTCATAatcatataaaataattttaagaaTCCTTTATTCTttgaaataaaactattaaaattattatttgtgttgAAAGATTAATTTTAATGTCCTTCCATCTCTAAgagcccgtgtccaccaaaacCTTTATTTCTGATGCCAGCatcttttttcaattaattcCAAGGCGCTGAGCATCTTTTCCGCGCTGGGTTggcgagagttgaaaaatggcgagagttgaaaaatgttcaactttggggaAAACACTGCGCTCGTCAATGgcactttttacccagctgtccaatcacagtagaggaggggcgggacaaataccACTCCTAAGCAAAGGTTACTATCCTGGCGagtccgtcctctctctctacctgcttcagccttctctttATACAGAGCAAGTACTCTACTCCATGTTGAtatttttacatccagtaaagttaggtAGGAGTACTACAACCACAGATTTtgtgtatcatagcaaccaaagcagtcgGAAAAAACGCTGTGCCTCAAAAACGCCCGCTAGCGCTCCCTGTTGgccgttttcagaagagcagctgccgttttcagctggcaaaaaacgctttggtggacacgggccctaacTCTAGAGAAAAAGGCTCAGTGGCTGAAATAAATGCTGAGGTGTTCAGGGTGGTGTGGTGACTGATGAGACTGTCCTCAGACCCGAAGACACAGGTTCAACTAGAGACAGAAGTTGAGTCAGCTGAGATTCAGAATCCTTGTGGGTCACATGGTTCATGTTCCAGTGTGATTTACAGTCACTCAACTACAGGgcagggcagctctaaccaacacctccaatctCGACTCATTGATTGGACCCCAGGTTGGCTGACTCCTGACTGCAGTTAGCTTTTGGCGAAGTCATTGGCCTAGAGGTTCACAATTTTtacaccctgcactgtgaatgtgaacacggtgtgttcaataaaaacatatacttctttgtgtggtattagtttaagcaaaTTGTGTTTGTCTACTGTTGTATtagaagatcagatcacatctTATTCGGCCgtcatcaagtccgctgctgttccaattgcagaatgacggactgcgtgctcccgttcctCAGAGTTTGTACTCCTGAGCCGAACTTGCCAAatccgagctttaaagtacagaagtctgaacttggcgaactcggtattgagaaacagccggTGTCGTGGGTAGTAGTCACTctatcctgactgacaggttgccatggtaacaacttgtcactcacaaggtagccccgccctgaaactctgctttatgttttaaaataaatgggaccataatttactaaatgaacatcatgctgtgttgaagaagacttgaaactagtgactgagaacataaactcatcaggaaagtgttttctgagggaataaatcagctgagaagtagaaacattttatttctaatggagccggacttctgtttgacagttttactgttttatttactttattcaaTGAACTGTCTGTATgtaatgaattgttcttttgtaatttatttgtagctttggcaatattgttgttttagaTTCATGCCAATATTACTGAAATGAATTTTGTCTCTCTGGCCGCAAATCCTGGTTCAGTAgctgctattttattttatttttttgtctatgGTACCTGCACATTGTCCGGTGCACTCTGTGCACTGAATCCAGCGCACCTATCGGTTGTCAACAGTCAGTGCAGCGGCCGTATGGCGGCGTGTTTCACGGCACAAATCAAACCGTGTCGTGTGTCTCTGGATCCAACCGAGAGTCGACCTGCAGTCACAGAAACAACCGAACTAACCAACAATGGCTCATCTGACTGAAAACCCCGCTGATAAAGAGAGGTGAGTTCTCCTGAAAGCTAGCCTGTTAGcctaagctaagctacagcTAACAACTCCCATAGAAGATTTAGGAATTTAAGGATAATTTGGGTTTCTGCTAATGTAATTTGCTTATTGCTTGCTACTGTACTGAACGGTTCCACATAGAAGGGCCACTCTTCAATTCGGCATACATTTAATTTGGGTTTATAGCTTTTAATCCACCCAAAAACgttttgttttggtgttcaCGGGTCGCAAAGGTAACTTACAACCCCTAACGTTAAGTTAGCTAAACTAGTGAAGTATTAAGGGATTGTGGGAGTCGCTATCTGGCGGGTAAATCCTGTTAAATGTTTATGTTAGTAAAACCTGTTTAACACTATACCTCTTTAGAATAAGCGTTCCTAATAAGTTAGAAAGTGAGATTTTTCTAGATCTTTGACAGAAACCGTGGCACATGTTAAAGTGTCTTAGTTTTGACATTAAGTTTGGTGAATCCAGACGACTCTGGCATGACATGTATAAAGGGTCCTGTTTTAGATCTAAGATCAATATTTGGTCACAAATCGATTCCACCGAcgttatattgtttttttttttgactgaaGACGACGAAGGACAACTTCTCAGAGCTTAGCCAAGGATTTGGACAACTGCTAGTTAGTTTTTTCTCCACTTTATTGATAAATCACTTGGTCTAGAAATCTGACTTCTataaattttttacattttctgaacCTAAAACAGTTATCAGAATATTTGCCAATGAATTTTCTGTGGATTGAGTAATGAGCTCTGATGCTGTTTCATAACAAACTGTTGTTGTAGATTTAATGATCGTGGAAACACATTGTAGTCAGTAGTAGCCAGtgccttattttatttatgttcatggAAAACACACATTGCTCAACATCACTGTAAACGTGCATGATGTTAAATTCATCCATTAAAACAGCAATAACACGACGACGTAGGATCAGAATGAGGAGAAAGTAAAACTCGAAGCTGCATCAGACAAAGTTTGACATGATCAGTACAAAGCAGGTAAACATGAAATCACAGGAGACAGAGACGGTCTGACAGCACAAAGCTTCAGCTTTAGAGAAcgtgtttctctgttttctgacatttaatagtTAAAAAGATTAATGGATTTATCTGAAAGTCATCGTTCTGAGTTCAGCAAGATGATGCACACAGGATGCGTACAGCGCACTGTATATATAGTGTCATGTCGTGGAAATCTCGACACATCTCTGCATGCGAGCAGCGTGCCCGtggtcagtctgtctgtctgtgtttcaggttcatCTGCATCTACCCGGTCTACATCAACAGCAAGAAGACGCTGGCTGAAGGACGAAGGATCCCCGCAGAGAAGGTGACGCTTTTTCCTTTCCGCCATGTTTCACCAGCTCAACAGCAGGTTGTTATTAGCAGGAACCGAACGGTGCGTTCAAGGACGCTCCCTGATGTAGTGCTGCATGATTCTGGTCTAAATCACGATTTTCTTTACTGTGCACTTTACAAAGCTCCTGTCACACACCGTGCTCGCTCCGCCTCACAGTAACAGACCAGCTCTGTCTTGTCTAGTGTCGGTTACTGTGTGGTGCAAGTTGAATTATTGCGACTTTGTTTTTAGCACCTTCATCTGTATACTCTTAGAAacatttagagagcagggctgCAAATGGCCGATAAATAAtgccgatatcaaaacaaagaaaagtcatgtataaccCGGTCTAATCTACATGTTGTCTCAGCCAGGGAACGGGTAGTTTCAGATGAAactttattaatgaatgaaacagaaacaaactttGGGTTCTGCTGTAGGTTTCAGATCGTGGCTGCTGTTTAAAGGAGAGCGGCGTTCAGTCTGTCAGACGCCGTTCAGCTGCGTTATTCTCTGCAGTATAACGCTGTTAGATTAGAGCTGCCGTCATTCAGGAAAAACGTGTTCACATTTAACAAAGACTCCAAACTAACTCTTTCACCACCTTCCATAAACTCACAAGAGGGAGCACCTTTCACCAGCAGCTCACTATCAGACCGATTCACTATCACTACTCTTAAATCTCCTTGTTCAGGCTTGAGAGTTGTCGGTAAACCATTTCTCCCAACTCTAAACTCCAGCAGGTGACCAGCTGCTTCAGTCTGTCGCTCAGAGCAGGTAGCATGAAGAACAGCTGTTGATCTCTACCGAGCTGTCTCTTGTTTCGCTGTGGAGACCGGAGCCGGACCTTTTAGAGCTCCGCTGGATGTTTTACCCGGCGGGCGACAGAGATTTCTTGCCTTTTTGTGATATTTCAGGTTGTTGTACTGTACTTTGTGGCGTCTCTCTCTTAATTAACCGCCGTCTTCGTCTGTGAATCTGGTCCAACGCCGCAGATCTGGTGGAGGATGCATTTATTTGGTCTTCCTAAAGACCAAAGCAGATCTCCCGACTAATGCAGAATTACTGGCACGTGAAGATGAGACAGCGAGGTGTAAATATataactaacgattattttcagaATCGATTAGCCGTTAATTCGATAAAATGTTAACCTTCAAATTGCCTcatttgtccaaccaacagtccaaaaccaaaaagagTTTTCGTTTACTGTCATTGTCACGTTCTGCATTTGTGCTAAcaatagaaaaataaagaaaaacgaTTATTAGATTAGATTCCACACTCCTGTCACTGAGTGCTGGAGGGGTTTGGTTTGTATTGTTATAATGTTTGGAGGAGAAGTCCATGAAGTGGTGCCGTGTGTCTGCAGGCTGTGGAGAACCCGTCCTGCTCTGAGATCAGAGACGTCCTGACGGCGGCGGGGATGAACGTCTACATGGAGGTAAAACGAAAACTCCCTCAGAGAAACAAATAcgacacacacacttcatcagGGGGTTaaagtgcctgtgtgtgtgttttccagaaCAAGCTGCACCCCAGGGAGCTGAACCGGGACGTCCAGTTCAGAGGCCGGGTCAGGGTCCAGGTGAAGGAGGCCGACGGCAGCTTCTGTCAGGACAAGTTCTCCTCCCGTGAGTCCTGCACACgctctgctctgtttgtgtgatgAAGTAACGGCTTGCTTTTCAGGAGCTGCTTGGTCCAAATCCTGACGTCCTGATTCAGAAACAGTTTCTAAACTTAAATTATTGATCCGACACAAAGTTTAACTCATTTTTAATGCATcctgggaattctgagggacggaCGTAGGCTGTGCATAAGTCCATGTGTAGCAGGTACACCTACTGgtaagaaaacaaataattagTGATGTTGCGTCTGAAACTGGAACTCGTTAAGTCCTTTCAGCGAACCGCTGCTTCGGAGCTTGTAACGTCACTAGTGACGTTAGTATGAAGCAAACATGCTGGTTCACTCAGGTAGTGAAACACGTGGCTGCTTTGACAGGCCGCTCCGGGTTTCACACATTTGAATGTCAGTTTGTCAAACTATGTCAATTTACTGATTGTTCAGCCAGCTGAACTGAACAGCAGGCAAGAACTGCTATGGAACACTTTTGTacctttacttgagtagaattttgacTTTTATGGTAAATCTAGTATTTCTACTTCTCTGAGGTAAAGGGAAAGTGTACTATATTTAAAGCCAATCACTTGACCATCTTCCAATTAGATGGTGAGGTAGCAGAGTTGGAGTTCTGGTGTGGGGTTCAAGTCCTGCTCAGGGAatctatttgtttttgtcaaacaGAACAAATTTGCCATTAATGAGACCGAGCAAGGTCTCGCCGTCAAGTGTCAATTATGATTCCTGCTGCTAATGGCTTTGTCTCCTCGTCCTGGTGAATTTTAGGGCCAAAATATGAGAAACGGGTCGTAACCACAACACTGAAATTAAGGCTGAAATGAGAATCGCAGTTTTTCTCTCCAGAGCTTTAAAAGCACAGTCACTGAGTGCAGTAAAACTTCCTCTGGGTTTAACATATTAGCCGGATTGCATTTTGTGGTTGTCAGCGTTGTTGCATCGCATCTTCACCGGCAGATGGTGCTGTGCATTTTCTGAACGCAGGACGCAGAGCGCTTCATTTGGCCATCACTACTAATAACTAGCATGTGGGCCCCGTGATTATGCTCCGCCCCCcctgtgctgagagtctagctcaGGATCGGCCACGCGGCCTGTTTTTATCGTCTCTTTCCCTCCCGCAGGTAAAGACGTGATGATGTACGTAGCGGAGATGATCCCTAAACTAAAGACCCGGACCCAGAAGAGCGGAGGAGGAGACACCAGCGCTCAGCAGGGAGAGGGCGGAAAGAagagcaagaagaagaagaaatagacTCAAAGAgagaactttttattttaaattcatttgaaACGTGCAGAATCAAACCCTGGACATCTTATTTTGTTGTTCAGCCGTCAGTCTGTGGGGAGGAAACGTTACGCATATAGTTACGAGTATAGGCTTAGTTGTCAAGGGACACACTCTTAGAATGTTTGCTGGAAAACGACTTTCCACAACTCCACCAAACTCAAAATGTTATCCGACAAACACTGACATACACAGACTGAGGGCACACACTGATCCAGCAGTTGGTGTTGGTTGGAGTTGGTCGATATTTTAGCCCATTTTAACTATCTCTGGCACTTCAACTGAAATTTTAATTGGTATcattgtttactgtttacattttaattgcttTCATCTATTAAGATTCTCTTAAGCATCTCTTATCTAAGTTAAAGACTGAAGTGTATGATTGACAAGTGCTTACTGTAACATTGTGCTAATACTGTCTCCTAAACCTCTGCACATAAAGTAGAAAGCATAAAGTAAGCACTTCAGTTAAATATTTTGCAATATCTCATCTTGTAtgagatattttacttttatacaTGAAAATCTTGACCTGCAGGTGGCAAGTGTTTGTGTTCTTGTTCTTGTGTTACATTTCAGTAGTTTTGCAAATCACAATCGACAAGCTCTCTGATGAGAGACGCCACGAGAGGATTCAGGCTGGTGGTTTTTCTTTGGAGCCTCTTGCCAGATTTCCGGCTGATCTGTGACTTTGGCATTTGGTGCCATCAGGGTTGATTCTCAGTATGAACCAGCAGGAATATATTATATCTCAAACCAGTGTTTGCCCCACTCGGTGCAGAATGCACTTTAATGCTAACTatttaaaacatactgctgatgcaGAAAGTCAGGGGAACAGAGAGAGTGTGTTGTAGGGTTGTGGGTGTAGGTGTAAGGTATACTTTGTCACATCAGTCCAATCCTAACACATAAACATCACATCTTCCTAATGTCCTCGTTTCTGTTACTGTTACCATGCTAGCACCAGCCGTAATATTGACAACTGGAGTTAGGGTTCATTTATGATGGACAAACCTCTAAATGAACTCCAGTGTACTGGCCGCATCTTCCTGGTACTGCTCATTGAATACATAGTAGCAGCCAAACAGGACAGCTAATGCTGATGAGAAATCCTCTTGGATGATGGCTGGATGATGATTCTTCCCTCCAAAGTCAACCTCCATGTTTTTGCTTGGAGAACAGAGTCCCCTGTAACAGACACCAGCACAGCATGCTCAATATGGTCAGCCTATGGGTAAAAATCATACCATAACAGGACTTAAAACGATGGGTGATGATGAGGTTAAAGGTGGTGTTGTAATGCCTACATTatactgaaatatttttatagttttaaataaaattaacaacatgCATATTACGTATCAGACCATGTTATATTACTCATGCCATATTATgccatgaaataaaaataaacttttgtaAAGGTTTTTGTGTGGTACCTGTGTTGCTGAGTAAACTTCAGTTGCTGAGGGAGGTTGAGAGACACTGGTGTGTGTTCGTGTATATGGGGTCAGTATGTAACTGAGTCAGGAGATGTTGGGGGTAGAGGTTGGTTGGTAACGAAAGCTGCCACCATATGTCACCTGCCACCAGATCAGCCAATAGCTACATTCTACCAGTAGAGGGCACTTGCTATGCCTATTCCTAACATGTAGAATTCAAATACTTATAATACAAAATGCCAATATTTGGACATCCATCAAAAACACTACTGAATACCCATATACAAAAATTGGTTTGGTTAGTCTTTAAAAAGATGGCATAGCACATAAAAAACGAGACCTCACAAGCTATATGACAATAAAGGAGACCCCCCAGCTAATCCTCATATCAGTCGTATTATAGATTAATCAGATCATTTCAGCCTTACCAAGTGCGATTAGCCTTGGGGGGTTTGGCACAAGGAGGCTGCCAACTACGTCGGCTGGAGTTGCAGTGACCTAAGTGCAGCAATTAACAAAAAGTTGGAAGaaattcattacacacacatacgcagtgtttcccacagataGACTTTACATGACaggccgcccaggtatatttggGGACCcaatttagcattttgcagagaaacagagacagatgcTATGTATTACGTTACAAGACGAGGACACAGAGGAGTACAAATCTGttaaagtgacagtgaacacaccagtgcagatgtcattcgttAGCTGCCACGTTTTGTTCTTTATAAGCTACGTTGTTAACAAGCCTCAACCACATGTGGTGCACATGCTTCTGTAAAAAACTAATTGCAGGTGCAAAAATCGAAAAGGCAAGTTATGTGTCTCTTTGCTGATTTTATAAAACATGCTGCTAatggagaaagtcaacagagcagtcacatgaaatgtcaaactatgACCCTAATCACAATAAATCTTTTGTATAAACAATGTTCAAATTAACATTAACACTTACATCAACCGTTCTTCGAGTTCAGCAGTGCTGGGAGGGGGGTGGGTATTGATAGCATATCGCTGAGAAGCATATGTGATCTTCATCAATTCTTCCACCTGGccacggtctgctgctctggGTCCCTCTTGAGAAATGAatcatttcctttcttttttcctctatTGACTCAGGAGTCTCATCTTCAGGGAGGTCAAGTGGATGCCAACTGATGCAACCATAGCCATCTGTTTTTGAACATTTGGATGCTGTGTTCTCGCTGCTGGGTGTAGACTCCATGTCATTGATTGGACGCTTTTGTTTTCTAACTCTAACCAGTGTGTTGTCACGATTGACATGTTCAACCCTTGTTTTTATCTGATTTAACAAGGAGCCATAACCACAACCAATTAACTCTCCTTCCATTGTTACATCCGCAAAGCTTTTAGGAGACTTTTCAGTGATTCTTCTTGCAATTTCTGAACACTGGCCTCTCGTAGGGTTCAAACATTTATCCCTGATCGAGTCCACAACCCTTCTCACCAAAGCTATACGCTCCTGCTTTCTGGGTCGCTGGCCTTGCGCGACACACTGTCGCAAATTTGGTGGCATTTTCTCCCATGAAACTTCAGAAGATGTTACCCAGTCAGAGATCTGAATAGGGACATTGCTTTGTAGG
This genomic window contains:
- the LOC123960213 gene encoding signal recognition particle 19 kDa protein-like, with product MAHLTENPADKERFICIYPVYINSKKTLAEGRRIPAEKAVENPSCSEIRDVLTAAGMNVYMENKLHPRELNRDVQFRGRVRVQVKEADGSFCQDKFSSRKDVMMYVAEMIPKLKTRTQKSGGGDTSAQQGEGGKKSKKKKK